Proteins from a genomic interval of Coccinella septempunctata chromosome 2, icCocSept1.1, whole genome shotgun sequence:
- the LOC123307135 gene encoding uncharacterized protein LOC123307135, with protein MDKLRFDFTVKPTADGKSNIICVTSIATTDGEVFELPDEYQPVNLHQQLINTPNYVKVKKSLTKRYQKSRIWIKLTEDISKTYLDEEKNVQFDDIYLEEIKAETNTDKSIPTGSEKILENFVEKLINYKPTQFQSQNLGQVANDFMIEKFTGRNLNANQWIENFNKECERFQVNEDKKKIEILKHFLQFSGAEWYSCMMIKYSIEAEWNIWERNFCDTFANKGWSPARHALAFKYQAGSLLEYALKKEKLLLEVRKSIDTGTLIDLIAFGLPNYVADKIDREILRETEDLYNEIGKLEHLVAKNNSNKYDKRKTMNPEEKPKRNDEKKPCQICISKEKGKRYHPEKNCWFKKENHGGVLKTVNNTALEIELNEKNPKN; from the coding sequence ATGGATAAACTGAGATTTGATTTCACCGTAAAACCAACAGCGGATGGAAAATCAAACATTATATGTGTAACTTCAATAGCAACAACTGATGGAGAGGTTTTTGAATTACCAGATGAATACCAACCAGTTAATTTGCACCAACAACTTATTAACACTCCAAACTATGTGAAAGTAAAAAAATCATTAACAAAAAGATATCAAAAGAGTAGAATATGGATAAAACTAACGGAAGATATATCGAAAACTTATTTGGATGAAGAGAAAAATGTACAGTTTGATGATATTTACTTGGAAGAAATCAAGGCAGAAACAAATACTGATAAATCTATCCCAACTGGCTCAgaaaaaatcttggaaaattttgtagagaagttAATTAACTATAAGCCAACACAATTCCAATCACAGAATTTAGGACAAGTTGCGAATGATTTCATGATAGAGAAATTCACTGGCAGAAATTTGAATGCAAACCAAtggattgaaaattttaataaagaATGTGAACGTTTCCAAGTAAATGAGgacaaaaagaaaattgaaattttaaaacatttCTTGCAATTTTCCGGAGCAGAGTGGTACAGCTGTATGATGATTAAATATTCGATAGAAGCAGAATGGAATATATGGGAGAGAAATTTTTGTGATACCTTCGCGAACAAAGGATGGTCACCAGCCAGACATGCTTTAGCCTTCAAATATCAAGCAGGTTCATTGCTTGAGTATgctttgaaaaaagagaaattattATTAGAAGTGAGGAAGTCAATCGATACTGGGACACTTATAGACCTAATAGCGTTTGGTCTACCTAATTATGTTGCAGataaaattgatagagaaaTTTTACGAGAAACTGAAGATCTTTATAATGAAATTGGAAAACTTGAACATTTGGTTGCAAAGAATAATAGTAATAAATACGACAAAAGAAAAACTATGAatcctgaggaaaaacctaaacgaaatgatgaaaaaaaaccaTGCCAAATTTGTATTAGTAAAGAAAAAGGTAAACGTTATCATCCTGAGAAGAATTGCTGGTTCAAAAAGGAAAACCATGGGGGAGTTTTGAAGACCGTGAATAACACTGCATTGGagattgaattgaatgaaaagaatcCAAAAAACTAG